The following coding sequences lie in one Apium graveolens cultivar Ventura chromosome 1, ASM990537v1, whole genome shotgun sequence genomic window:
- the LOC141708669 gene encoding uncharacterized protein LOC141708669 gives MSNLTKLEFNALDITGNNYLTWILDAEIHLNAMGLGDTIKEGNVKTEQEKAKAMIFLRHHLHEGLKTEYLTVKDPLNLWYDLKERYDHQKTVILPKARYDWLHLRLQDYKSVSEYNSAMFKITSQLKLCGENVTDKDMMEKTYSTFHANNMLLQQQYHERGFTKYSELISVLLLAEQNNELLMKNHQARPTGSTPFPEVNAVTNIDFGRGRGFGRGRGHARGRGFGHGRGHKYRNFSNFKRKPHHQKWTKNEEKPKGNMMGQRVESICNRCGMKGHWSKTCRTSKHLVDLYQTSLKCVETNFTEQHDPLGLSQLETHLGGDNQIDPLNSTYMEVSDFFGDGNMEVAKFAGDDAN, from the coding sequence ATGTCAAATCTCACGAAACTTGAATTCAACGCACTTGATATCACCGGCAATAATTATTTAACGTGGATTCTTGATGCTGAAATCCACCTTAATGCTATGGGTCTTGGAGACACCATAAAGGAAGGAAATGTGAAAACTGAGCAAGAAAAGGCAAAAGCCATGATATTCCTTCGACATCACCTTCATGAAGGCTTGAAAACTGAATACTTGACTGTTAAGGATCCGTTAAACCTTTGGTATGATCTAAAAGAGAGATATGATCATCAAAAAACTGTGATACTCCCTAAGGCTCGCTATGATTGGCTACACTTGCGCTTGCAAGATTATAAAAGTGTAAGCGAGTACAATTCAGCAATGTTCAAAATCACTTCTCAACTGAAATTATGCGGTGAAAATGTAACCGATAAAGATATGATGGAAAAGACTTATTCCACTTTTCATGCCAACAATATGCTCCTGCAGCAGCAATATCATGAACGAGGGTTCACGAAATATTCTGAACTTATTTCTGTCCTGCTTCTTGCTGAGCAAAATAATGAACTTTTGATGAAAAATCATCAAGCTCGTCCAACTGGTTCCACACCATTCCCTGAAGTGAATGCTGTTACTAATATTGATTTTGGACGAGGACGTGGATTTGGACGAGGCCGTGGACATGCCCGTGGACGTGGTTTTGGTCATGGTCGAGGTCATAAAtatcgaaacttctcaaatttTAAAAGGAAGCCTCACCACCAGAAGTGGACAAAGAATGAGGAAAAGCCTAAGGGAAATATGATGGGTCAAAGGGTTGAAAGCATTTGTAATCGTTGTGGAATGAAAGGGCACTGGAGTAAAACATGTCGTACCTCCAAACACCTTGTTGATCTCtaccaaacttctttaaaatGTGTTGAGACTAATTTTACTGAGCAACATGATCCTCTGGGTCTTTCCCAGCTTGAAACTCACCTTGGTGGAGATAATCAAATTGATCCACTCAACTCTACTTACATGGAAGTgtctgatttctttggagatggcaatatggagGTGGCCAAATTTGCCGGTGATGATGCCAATTAA
- the LOC141668791 gene encoding uncharacterized protein LOC141668791 yields MARDSCLARITAGVAVGGAVGGAVGAVYGTYEAVRYKVPGLLKIRHIGQTTLGSAAIFGLFLGAGSLIHCGKSY; encoded by the exons ATGGCAAGGGACAGCTGTCTTGCAAGAATCACCGCCGGAGTTGCTGTCGGCGGCGCTGTTGGTGGCGCTGTTG GGGCTGTATATGGGACATATGAGGCTGTTAGATACAAG GTTCCAGGGCTTTTAAAAATTAGGCATATTGGACAAACAACACTTGGGAGTGCTGCTATTTTTGGACTGTTTCTAGGTGCTGGGAGTTTAATACATTGTGGAAAGTCATATTAG